Proteins encoded in a region of the Teredinibacter purpureus genome:
- a CDS encoding CC0125/CC1285 family lipoprotein, which yields MKNLYFTIFVLCLSGCATAYGKYGFSGGYKDKQLDDGSIEVSYQGNGTTSPETVELYWEKRAAELCPSGYDIVSKENGGHSSYYPVQVFHPLTEGVIKCLGDG from the coding sequence ATGAAAAACTTATATTTCACAATTTTTGTTTTATGTTTGTCTGGATGCGCAACTGCATATGGTAAATATGGTTTCTCAGGTGGCTATAAAGATAAGCAGTTAGATGATGGGTCTATTGAAGTTTCGTATCAGGGAAACGGTACTACTTCTCCAGAAACAGTCGAGCTATATTGGGAAAAACGAGCCGCAGAATTATGCCCAAGTGGATATGATATCGTTTCAAAAGAAAATGGTGGTCACAGTAGTTATTACCCAGTGCAAGTATTTCACCCCTTAACTGAGGGTGTTATTAAGTGCCTTGGTGATGGTTAA
- a CDS encoding Ig-like domain-containing protein, protein MKYTFVLLVAMLLSGCVIYPEREVITPLIQGVVTDTLGNPVSGATVNRVQSRRVYETKYKYTSEKYIADTGVTDSNGMFILLPATEIDWWHQIMDLPFVWCYGDFEVTHPDFQTHKTEFGDFSFFNEDSVGCKGVKFEPKISLQPRY, encoded by the coding sequence ATGAAATACACATTCGTTTTACTAGTCGCTATGTTACTTTCCGGGTGCGTTATTTACCCAGAGAGAGAAGTTATTACACCTTTAATTCAAGGGGTCGTAACTGACACTTTGGGGAACCCAGTTAGTGGGGCAACAGTTAACAGGGTTCAAAGTCGTCGAGTTTACGAAACCAAATACAAATACACATCAGAAAAATATATAGCAGATACCGGAGTTACGGACTCAAATGGTATGTTTATACTCCTGCCAGCTACAGAGATAGATTGGTGGCACCAGATTATGGATTTACCATTTGTGTGGTGCTATGGAGACTTTGAGGTTACTCATCCCGACTTCCAAACTCACAAAACGGAATTTGGTGATTTCAGCTTCTTCAATGAAGATTCCGTCGGCTGTAAGGGAGTTAAGTTTGAGCCTAAAATATCCTTACAGCCACGCTACTAA
- a CDS encoding transposase → MTKKTKNKYNHYTEDFRREAVRRSEGPDTSAAEVARELGIHPGQIYNWRRQYKRLSEKQFNGVNGVDYSKPESETVRELQRTISDLKEENEFLKKATAYFSKPSW, encoded by the coding sequence ATGACTAAAAAAACTAAGAACAAATACAACCATTACACCGAAGATTTTCGTAGGGAGGCCGTTCGACGCTCAGAAGGGCCTGACACCTCAGCTGCTGAAGTGGCGAGAGAGTTGGGTATTCACCCCGGTCAAATCTATAATTGGCGACGTCAATATAAGCGACTATCCGAAAAACAATTTAATGGTGTGAATGGTGTGGATTACTCAAAGCCTGAAAGCGAGACTGTACGCGAGCTGCAGCGGACAATAAGCGACCTGAAAGAAGAGAACGAATTCCTAAAAAAAGCGACGGCATACTTCAGCAAGCCAAGCTGGTGA
- a CDS encoding IS3 family transposase, with amino-acid sequence MLQQAKLVRYAYMESLRGQFPIIKMAGWLAVSRSGYYKWREREPSFEYEYREMLRKAISETFEEFKARYGAPRLIYELHEKGFACSVNHVAKIMQEEGLKARNGKRFKYGHQGSGDNNFAENVLDRDFEATKPNEKWVSDITYIPVKNGHVYLAVIMDLFSRKIIGWSLDKTMTTDLILDALNMATSSRGCEQGLLLHSDQGVQYRSGEYVLAMHDADITPSMSRKGNCWDNAAMESFFSRLKVEEVFGQSYIGLNDAYSSVFEYIELFYNRVRRHSANDNISPAEFEEIYYQECA; translated from the coding sequence ATACTTCAGCAAGCCAAGCTGGTGAGGTATGCCTACATGGAGTCGCTTCGTGGTCAATTCCCAATAATCAAGATGGCGGGGTGGTTAGCTGTCAGCAGATCAGGTTATTACAAATGGCGCGAACGAGAGCCTAGTTTCGAGTATGAGTATCGAGAAATGCTGCGCAAGGCTATCAGTGAGACTTTTGAGGAGTTTAAGGCACGATACGGTGCGCCTAGATTAATCTATGAGCTGCATGAAAAAGGCTTCGCTTGCTCAGTTAATCATGTTGCTAAAATTATGCAGGAAGAGGGTCTAAAGGCCCGTAACGGCAAACGCTTCAAGTATGGTCATCAAGGTTCAGGGGATAATAACTTCGCTGAAAACGTATTGGATCGCGACTTTGAGGCCACTAAGCCAAATGAAAAGTGGGTGTCGGACATTACCTATATACCGGTTAAGAACGGTCACGTTTACTTGGCGGTGATCATGGACTTGTTCTCCCGCAAGATCATTGGCTGGTCATTGGATAAAACAATGACCACGGATTTGATTTTAGATGCACTTAACATGGCCACCTCAAGTCGGGGATGCGAGCAAGGGTTGTTGCTTCACTCAGATCAGGGAGTGCAGTATCGATCCGGAGAATATGTCCTAGCGATGCACGATGCTGATATAACTCCCAGCATGAGCCGAAAGGGTAACTGTTGGGATAATGCGGCAATGGAATCCTTCTTCTCACGTCTGAAAGTAGAGGAAGTGTTTGGTCAATCGTACATAGGCTTAAATGACGCGTATTCAAGTGTGTTCGAATATATTGAATTGTTTTACAATCGCGTACGACGCCACTCTGCGAATGACAATATAAGCCCTGCAGAGTTTGAAGAAATTTATTACCAAGAGTGCGCCTAA
- a CDS encoding DUF805 domain-containing protein has product MELAPEEKRGQRWGRLKYALFCLLMFFIFIVAARFMVPGMYKLEPDPVGYFTLSFIRDLAIALAAIKRFHDFGKSGWFCLLVFIPGIGALTSLVLFFIPGSRKTNQYGPKPAMLIDT; this is encoded by the coding sequence GTGGAATTAGCACCAGAAGAAAAAAGAGGTCAACGGTGGGGTAGGCTAAAATACGCTTTGTTTTGCTTACTAATGTTCTTTATTTTTATAGTTGCGGCTAGGTTTATGGTGCCTGGCATGTACAAACTTGAGCCTGATCCAGTAGGCTATTTCACTCTATCCTTTATACGGGATCTAGCTATTGCACTGGCAGCGATTAAGCGATTTCATGATTTTGGAAAAAGTGGGTGGTTTTGTTTGTTGGTGTTTATACCCGGTATAGGCGCTCTGACTTCTCTGGTTTTATTTTTTATTCCCGGATCAAGGAAAACAAACCAATATGGGCCTAAACCAGCGATGCTCATTGACACTTAA
- a CDS encoding DUF2487 family protein produces MVSVKRIEAGNYSVSDGRSILKDGSGWYVLAEDGGHDFGPVTTLTAAKEYVETGIVPLSQHNFGSAYGRRQSKKEFNAYLASEAEQGNYGPAILYTLAVVVVVILFAFIKNNQ; encoded by the coding sequence ATGGTTTCTGTAAAAAGAATTGAGGCGGGTAATTATTCTGTATCAGATGGTCGGTCCATTCTTAAAGATGGCTCTGGCTGGTATGTTCTAGCCGAAGATGGTGGACATGATTTTGGGCCAGTTACTACGCTAACGGCAGCAAAGGAATATGTAGAAACAGGAATTGTGCCCTTAAGTCAGCATAATTTTGGTTCGGCTTATGGTCGTCGGCAAAGTAAGAAAGAATTTAATGCTTATTTGGCCTCCGAAGCAGAACAAGGTAATTACGGTCCCGCAATACTATATACTTTGGCTGTCGTCGTGGTGGTCATCTTGTTTGCTTTTATAAAGAATAATCAATAG
- a CDS encoding cytochrome c oxidase assembly factor Coa1 family protein, whose translation MDKEIPEHLKKWNWGAFFLNWIWGVGNNTYSAFKIFIPVYGFYYIFKLGAHGSEYAWKNGTWRDEDHFVKVQRNWSRASFAYIGFCFLLALPLFFMVGHLFRNSEPYIMSMALLEGSPKFKEEIGIPYDAGFITGNLSTSGHQGSANMSFGVDGARGEAKIYIKAEKDMDIWKLLCVKTEYINSSTVELLGECANGS comes from the coding sequence ATGGATAAAGAGATACCTGAACACTTAAAAAAATGGAATTGGGGTGCGTTCTTTTTAAACTGGATTTGGGGTGTAGGAAATAACACCTATTCTGCGTTTAAAATATTTATTCCGGTATATGGGTTCTACTATATTTTCAAGCTTGGTGCTCACGGTAGCGAATATGCATGGAAAAACGGGACATGGAGAGATGAAGATCATTTTGTAAAAGTACAACGAAACTGGTCGCGAGCGTCATTTGCGTATATAGGGTTCTGCTTTCTTCTCGCACTACCATTATTTTTCATGGTTGGTCATTTGTTCAGGAATTCTGAACCTTACATTATGTCAATGGCGCTGCTCGAAGGCTCGCCAAAATTTAAAGAAGAGATCGGAATTCCTTATGACGCAGGTTTTATAACCGGAAACCTGTCTACTTCTGGGCATCAAGGAAGCGCAAATATGTCATTTGGAGTTGATGGGGCTAGAGGCGAAGCAAAAATTTATATTAAAGCTGAAAAAGACATGGATATCTGGAAATTACTTTGTGTCAAAACAGAATACATAAACAGTAGCACAGTCGAACTTCTCGGTGAGTGCGCAAATGGCAGCTAA
- a CDS encoding IS91 family transposase — protein sequence MSTPAHTLQAITEKYRTRFESRYRSKINKDQWSALNAITGCRKGQYGELGTTCSSCPYSQNIPQSCGHRACNQCQYGSTQDWLERQLQKQLPVDYYMATFTLPSELRALSKAHRKTVYRLLLESATKTLKTFGLNKRGFEAELGMCAVLHTHSRRLDYHPHVHIVIPGGGLHRRRKEWRKLKGKYLFNGRALAKVFRGVFLKALNDAGLPPHKSPKKWIVQCTKVGRGKEALQYLSRYLYRGVIANTNIVADDGTHITFQYIDSKTKIRKTRTLLGEDFLYLLLQHVLPKGFRRARDYGFLHGNAKRILRIVQWILKVDIENTTQKEPQMKKRMMCPKCHSIMNVIGRHWLKPSPS from the coding sequence ATGAGTACGCCAGCGCACACCCTACAAGCTATCACTGAAAAGTATCGAACCCGTTTTGAGTCTCGCTATAGATCCAAGATTAACAAAGATCAATGGTCGGCCTTGAACGCCATAACCGGTTGTCGTAAAGGGCAGTATGGCGAACTAGGCACAACCTGTTCTTCTTGCCCCTACAGCCAAAACATTCCGCAATCATGCGGGCATAGGGCCTGTAATCAATGCCAATATGGCAGCACTCAAGACTGGCTTGAACGGCAATTACAAAAACAGCTGCCCGTAGATTACTACATGGCGACCTTTACGTTGCCAAGCGAGTTAAGAGCCCTATCAAAAGCCCATCGTAAAACGGTATACAGGCTTTTACTCGAATCGGCGACGAAGACTCTAAAGACATTCGGGCTAAATAAGCGAGGCTTTGAGGCAGAACTGGGCATGTGCGCAGTATTGCATACTCACTCACGACGCCTCGACTACCACCCTCACGTTCATATTGTCATTCCTGGTGGTGGCCTGCACCGCCGCCGAAAGGAATGGCGCAAGCTAAAAGGCAAATACCTATTTAACGGCCGAGCCCTCGCCAAGGTATTCCGAGGAGTCTTTTTAAAGGCACTCAATGATGCGGGGCTACCACCTCATAAATCACCTAAGAAATGGATTGTTCAGTGCACTAAGGTCGGACGAGGTAAAGAGGCGCTGCAATACTTATCGCGGTACTTATACCGCGGAGTAATCGCCAACACCAATATCGTTGCCGACGACGGCACCCACATTACGTTTCAATACATCGATAGCAAAACAAAGATAAGAAAAACCCGCACGCTACTGGGCGAAGATTTTTTGTATCTTTTGCTTCAACACGTATTACCCAAAGGGTTTAGGCGAGCGCGCGACTACGGTTTCTTACATGGAAACGCCAAGCGTATATTGCGCATTGTTCAGTGGATACTAAAAGTGGATATTGAGAACACCACACAGAAAGAGCCTCAAATGAAAAAGCGAATGATGTGCCCCAAGTGTCATTCAATAATGAATGTAATAGGTAGGCACTGGCTTAAACCATCCCCAAGCTAG
- a CDS encoding tyrosine-type recombinase/integrase: protein MNKTQQKRFDSLYRKHVSALKRQGKADTTIDVYSRALRRITAFFDCPPDTLTQEHFEAYFESLVRTHSWSTVKVDRNGLQFFYKYVLKKEWNWVEIVRPPKVKTLPDVLTLKELERLLNGTRELRFQAFIFTSFSMGLRLAEALNLQVGDIDSERMKIHVRCAKGKKDRYVTLPQSTLQTLRAYWATHRHPRFLFPRGRDAQERHTATAAMDRGGLQKSFKAIVKDVGISKAITIHSLRHCYGTLLTEAGVGLRSIQHEMGHECPKTTALYTQLSNHTDVNAGKRINALMNKLRILWGQA from the coding sequence ATGAACAAAACACAGCAAAAACGATTCGATTCACTGTACCGCAAGCATGTTAGCGCATTGAAACGGCAAGGCAAAGCCGATACAACTATCGATGTTTATTCTCGCGCCCTTAGGCGTATTACAGCGTTTTTCGACTGCCCGCCTGATACCCTTACCCAAGAACACTTCGAAGCCTATTTCGAATCCCTTGTTCGCACCCACTCATGGTCTACCGTCAAAGTCGATCGCAATGGCCTCCAATTCTTCTATAAGTACGTACTCAAAAAAGAGTGGAACTGGGTCGAGATTGTTCGGCCACCTAAAGTCAAAACCCTTCCCGATGTGTTAACGCTAAAAGAACTCGAACGCCTACTGAATGGTACCCGGGAGTTACGCTTTCAGGCCTTTATCTTTACTTCGTTTAGTATGGGGCTTCGTCTTGCTGAAGCCCTGAACCTTCAGGTTGGCGATATTGATAGTGAGCGTATGAAGATTCACGTTCGATGCGCTAAAGGTAAGAAAGATCGCTACGTCACCTTGCCGCAGTCAACACTACAGACCTTACGCGCTTACTGGGCAACACACCGCCACCCTAGGTTCCTATTTCCGCGTGGACGCGACGCTCAGGAGCGGCATACAGCAACAGCCGCCATGGACCGAGGCGGTCTTCAGAAGTCTTTTAAGGCCATTGTAAAAGACGTAGGTATTAGTAAAGCGATCACCATTCATAGCTTGCGGCACTGCTACGGTACGCTATTGACAGAAGCCGGTGTAGGCCTACGCTCTATTCAGCATGAAATGGGGCACGAATGCCCAAAGACTACAGCCTTGTATACACAGCTATCCAATCACACAGACGTTAATGCGGGCAAACGCATCAACGCACTCATGAACAAGCTGCGTATTTTGTGGGGCCAAGCATGA
- a CDS encoding IS3 family transposase yields the protein MLQQAKLVRYAYMESLRGQFPIIKMAGWLAVSRSGYYKWREREPSFEYEYREMLRKAISETFEEFKARYGAPRLIYELHEKGFACSVNHVAKIMQEEGLKARNGKRFKYGHQGSGDNNFAENVLDRDFEATKPNEKWVSDITYIPVKNGHVYLAVIMDLFSRKIIGWSLDKTMTTDLILDALNMATSSRGCEQGLLLHSDQGVQYRSGEYVLAMHDADITPSMSRKGNCWDNAAMESFFSRLKVEEVFGQSYIGLNDAYSSVFEYIELFYNRVRRHSANDYISPAEFEEIYYQECA from the coding sequence ATACTTCAGCAAGCCAAGCTGGTGAGGTATGCCTACATGGAGTCGCTTCGTGGTCAATTCCCAATAATCAAGATGGCGGGGTGGTTAGCTGTCAGCAGATCAGGTTATTACAAATGGCGCGAACGAGAGCCTAGTTTCGAGTATGAGTATCGAGAAATGCTGCGCAAGGCTATCAGTGAGACTTTTGAGGAGTTTAAGGCACGATACGGTGCGCCTAGATTAATCTATGAGCTGCATGAAAAAGGCTTCGCTTGCTCAGTTAATCATGTTGCTAAAATTATGCAGGAAGAGGGTCTAAAGGCCCGTAACGGCAAACGCTTCAAGTATGGTCATCAAGGTTCAGGGGATAATAACTTCGCTGAAAACGTATTGGATCGCGACTTTGAGGCCACTAAGCCAAATGAAAAGTGGGTGTCGGACATTACCTATATACCGGTTAAGAACGGTCACGTTTACTTGGCGGTGATCATGGACTTGTTCTCCCGCAAGATCATTGGCTGGTCATTGGATAAAACAATGACCACGGATTTGATTTTAGATGCACTTAACATGGCCACCTCAAGTCGGGGATGCGAGCAAGGGTTGTTGCTTCACTCAGATCAGGGAGTGCAGTATCGATCCGGAGAATATGTCCTAGCGATGCACGATGCTGATATAACTCCCAGCATGAGCCGAAAGGGTAACTGTTGGGATAATGCGGCAATGGAATCCTTCTTCTCACGTCTGAAAGTAGAGGAAGTGTTTGGTCAATCGTACATAGGCTTAAATGACGCGTATTCAAGTGTGTTCGAATATATTGAATTGTTTTACAATCGCGTACGACGCCACTCTGCGAATGACTATATAAGCCCTGCAGAGTTTGAAGAAATTTATTACCAAGAGTGCGCCTAA